The Tenrec ecaudatus isolate mTenEca1 chromosome 11, mTenEca1.hap1, whole genome shotgun sequence region AGCCTGTCTCGCATTAGAAACACCTTCAGAACTTCAGCAACTACAGGCCCCACGGCCATGTTGTGGATGCCGACTCAGGTCgtccttgttaggtgccatcaagtcggttctggtgCACAGTGTcataacagaatggaacactgcccagtcctgtgccaacctcaccacCGTTCCTATTCTTGAGTCCACGGTTGCAACCATGGTATCGATCCAGCTCCTGAGGGACTTCTCCttgactgcccctctacttcaccgaaCACGCGCTTCTCCAGAGacatctctcctgacatgtccaaagaatatgACAAAACCTTACTACGTTTGCctcctcgaaggagcactctgactgtacttcttccaagaccgatctcttagcagtccatggaactttcaatattcttcaccacaccACAATTCAAGCCCATtgtttcttccgtcttccttattcaatgtccaacgttcacatgcataaggcaattgaaaataccatggcttggatcaggtgtaccttagtcctcaaagtaacatccttgctcttcagtactctagagAGGTCTGTAAAGCAGCTTTACctgatgcaacacatcttttggctTCCCAACTGCTCCTTCCACTAGCGTTGATTGGGGATACAAGCCagaccaaatccttgacagcgccaaccttttctccacttatcatgatgtcatttattgcttcagttgtgaggattttggccttccttaGATTGAGTTGTAAACCGCACGGAGGCctacaatccctgatcttcatcagcaagcgcttccagtcctcctcgctttcagcaagcaaggttatgtcatctgcacatctcaggggggtaataagcctccctccaatcctgatgccacattctaatGAATAcaattcaacttctctgatgatttgctcacttttgactcatggtgactctatatgcggggtttctgagattgtaaatttcTGTGGGAAAGAAAGCACCAGGAACATCTCAAAACTTaaattcactgcccttgagttgattccagtgcctagcaactctacaggacaggacagaactgctgcagtgggtttctaagaccgtaaatacttagaaaaacagaaagcttcctttttctcttgtggagtggctggtggtttcaaactgctgacttttcgaatagcagcccaaagtgtaaccacgatgccactagAACATATAGCCTCATTTTGCTCCTTTagcctggctggtgggtttgaatcctgaaccttgtggttagcagtctgatgcctaggccacagggtcaccagggctcctagatccGCTAAGACAGAATCTTTGAAGATATGCGTTAGAATGGAattcttggtggcaaagtggctatgagttgggcagtttgaaaccaccacctgctcctcaggaaaacgatgggactttctactcctgtaaagagttatagtctcagaaactcgcagggacagttctcccttgtcctgttgggttgctatgagatgacattgactcgagggcagcaAGTCCTCAGAAATGGAGGGAGTCCAGGGTCAACATTTGGAACCCAGctcctcttgggagaaagatgagactttctgcttctctgaagacttacagcctctgaaacccacagggtcaattctactctgtccgaaaGGGTCCTAGGAGTCGGAATCACTGGAATTGCAAtgagtttgtgttttggtttggtttaccaGGAATGAATTTTCCCCTAaatctctcttctctccccaGCAGATTTGTGTGTAGCTGGGATGCAAATCAATTTTAATTCAATCCACTaggtcagaggttctcaacctccctcatgcctcccccctttcatacaggtcctcatgttgtggtgaccaccaaaccacaaaatgattttcgttgctacttcataactgcaattttgttactattatgaatcaggtgacccccgtgaaagggtcactcgacccccaaaggagtcgagactcaggttgggaaccgctgcacCAGGtatttttactattttattgTATTAAAATATATCCGTATATAGTCCAACTGTCTGTGGACAATTTCAGTGTTACTAATTACCCTCACCAAATTCTGCAACAACCACTACTATCCATTTCCAAAATTGTCATCACCTTCAACAAAGGCACTCTGGTGGCGGAGTGATTACACACTGGTCTGCTCACTGCAAAATCAGCTGTTTGAAattaccagccactccgcaggagaaagatgaggctttctaaggttagtctcagaaacccaaaggggcagttctatcttgtcccacAGGGGCACTCTGAGCAGTGAGCTGGGTTTTTATTTGGTTTAACAACAAAGGCTATGCCACTTATCCTCAGTATCCTCCATGACTTCCTACCCTCTGCCCTTAGTAAGCAATGAATAAACTTGGGTCACTGCACTTGCCGACTCAAGTCACTGGTTTTACAGAAAGGGAAACCGAAGCTGGAAGTGGGTGAGCAATGGACTGACTAAGGAAGGTCACGCCAACAGCCCCATGAGCATAAGAGGCTGCAGATTTCCCGGCCCAAAGCTTCCTTCCCTCGGTTGGGAGGTTTGACCCACCCTCCTATTATGGTGACTAACGCAGAAGAAATGCGCAGggaagctttgtttgtttgtttttcgggAGTGAGGGCAGAATCACGCGTAAAATCCTGGCCCAACGGGAGAGCAGCGCCGCGGGTACAGAAATGCCAGGCACGACCTGGCGGCGGGGCGGGCCGGGTCCAGGATCCCAGCTCCCACCGGGCCCCCAGCATCGGCGGGGACAGGGTCCTCTGAGCCTCGGGGCCTCGGGAGGAACTCACAACCCAGACGTGTGACTTTCCAGGGCGCTTCGTGAGCCCATCACACGAGCCCCCACACCCAGTCTCCGCTTGACTCCGGGACAAATGTTTGTGGTTCACTCTCACCTCTGTCATTGGCTGTAGCCCTCGGTCACCTGATAGATTCTAACCAACGAGGAACAGCTCAATGAGTACTTCCGCTTCCGTGCAGCCGAACGGGCCGTTGTGCCCGCCTTCTACAGACTCTGATTGGTCACTCTTTCAGCTCCGTAGCTGATTGGCCAGCACCGCGCGGCCGCAGCGAAGGGACCCGAGGGCTGTGTCAGCCGGGCAGCCATGGCCTCCTATTTTGATGAGCACGACTGCGAGCCACTGGACACAGAACCGCAGGCCCGAGCCAACGTGCTGCTAGAACTCGCAAGGTGGGTGCGCAGGGCTAGGAGGGTCGGCGCTCGGGGGTGGGATTGCCTGAAGCCGGTGGGATTTAGGAGACAGGATTCTGGGCTGGGGGCAGGATGTCTGTCCAGGAGCGTTGTCCGGGTGGTGAGATTCAGGATGTCAGGGTGCGCCGGGGCAAGGGGGTTCTGGTGAAGGCAGGAGCTGGAGTGGGGGTCGTGGGAGCTAGGATGTCGGGGCGGGCTTGGTAGGGCTGTGTGGTGGGCCGGAGTAAGCTTATTCGGCAAGAGACCTGGCTCGCTGGTCAACCTTGCGACTTGGAATCTGGCCCTACCAGGTGTTTCCTGGGTGGCCTTGACCAACTTCCTTGAACCTTTGCCTCGGGTGTAAGATGGGAACGAACCGGGTTGGCGGATCGTTGTGGTAACCCGTTTCCCAGTGCTTTTTACCTAGGGGGCGCCTGCTGTGGAACAGTTAGGATTTCTACTAGCCGGGCAGGCCAGGGGTTTCTGGGGGCAAGGGAGAAAGTGTGCTGTCTGTGGTTTTGACCTTCCATTtccccgctcctctctccccccaccccatctcagGTCGCTTTTCAATAGGATGGACTTTGAAGACTTGGGGTTAGTAGTAGATTGGGACCACCACCTGCCACCACCTGCTGCCAAGGGTGTGGTCGAGAACCTCCCCAGGACAATCATCAGAGGCGCCCGGGCTGGTGAGGACACGGATTCCCTATGCTGTTTGGGGCAGGTCTGCCAGACTCACCCTCTCCCGAGCCAGGCTGTGCTCTGGTACTTCAGGCAGGTCTGGGCCAAAGAGTGCCCTTGTGGCGTGGGAGCTGGGGGGTGGTGCCCACAGCAGCTCTCCTGATCAGCACTCCCTCTCAAAGAGCTCAAGTGCCCCGTGTGTCTTTTGGAATTTGAGGAGGAGGAGACAGCCATTGAGATGCCATGCCACCACCTCTTTCACTCCAACTGCATTCTGCCCTGGCTAAACAAGGTATCACTGCCCCCAGCCCTACGGGCCAACCAAGGGGTAGGGTGGGAAGTAGGATCATGGCAGGAACTGTGGCCAGACCCCAGCTGAAATTCTGCCCTGCTTTTCCCAGACAAACTCCTGCCCCCTGTGCCGCCATGAGCTGCCCACTGATGACGACACTTATGAAGAGCACAGGCGAGAGAAGGTAAAGGCTTGGAGATGAACTGGAGGGGGCTCAGGACTCCAAACCCCAGTGGCTGCCCCTTTCACACCTTAGCAGGCCTTCCAGCGACCTTGCTGAGGGGCCTGTGCTTCAGCAGTGTGGATGCCAGCAGCCTCCAGTGGCCCAGGCCCTCAGGCATGGCCCTTAACCCAGAGTGCCCTCTTTCCTCCAGGCTCgaaagcagcaacagcagcaccgGCTGGAGAACCTCCACGGAGCCATGTACACCTGAGGCAACTGCGACTGAGTGCCAGCCCCACACAATGTCTTCCTCTGGAGCCTTGAATCCTCCCTCATTAAAGGTTTCTTTACCCACCTGCACCTGCATTGCTCACAGGCCTAGGTGGGGACTCTGCAGTCAGGTCATGGAGCTATCAGGAAAGGTGGGGCTGACCCACGGAAGGTTCTTGGCTTCCAGATTTTCCCTTCCTCCCGAGCCTGCTAGCCTGAAAACATCAGCCAGAGCATGGGCCTAGGTGTGGAGGGAAAAGGGCCAGGAATTGGTACCAACAGCTACTAGAGAAAAATCAGCTGGTAGAGAAAAATCAGCCCCTATCTCGGCCCTGCAGTTATTAGTTCATCTTGAAATCCCAAGAGCTTTCTACCTTATAAGGCTCCTCTTTGCACCCCCTCTGAGATGGGGAAAGAAGTGTGGATGAGATGGTCAGACCAGGCCAGTCTTAGGGCAATTTGGTTGGCACCCACcatcctctgagggagaaagactaggttttctacttcagtgaacagttaaagtcttggaaactcacaggggtagttcaacCCTGACCTGGGGGGTTACTGTGAGTGGCAGTGGACCATCACAAAGACCAGGGGCACCCAAGGGACTCCCCTGGTAAGGGGCTTCCTCCTACCCTTGGGCTCTTCCTGAATCAggcctccctagctctctccagaacagactacaaacatGCAAATTAGAATTCTTTTAATAGATATAAAAAAAAGTACTAAAATACCCACGTGGTTCTGCTGTGTTCTTTGCCccaaaggaagggggagggcgGAGTAAAGAATCCCAGTGCAGCTCTGTGGGCCTTCCCAGACGAGGGTGTGCTCCGCCCCACCTGCCCCTCACCagattcccctccctcctgccttccCCAGCTCCCACTTCCTGCAGCAGAAACCCCAGTGGTCTGGCCTGAGAACTGGGGAGAAGAAGGCACCTGAAGGGCTGGCTGGGTGAATGAAGACGGATGACCTTACAATACAAACCCCCCTGCGGGGGGCTGAGCAGCAGTGGGGTGGCCCCAGGGCAGGGCCACTCCCTGGCACAGATGGATGAGGATGGCCGCTCCCCCCACAAGGGAGGAAGCCTGCCTCCCATCGTAATACTTTCAGAAGTGTTTTTGGTATAAAATAAATGCAAAGTAGATGGGGTTGGGAGCTGTGGGGGATGGACCAACTCCCCCCTGCCCAGACCTCAAATCATGGCAATGCTCTCGGGAGCACAGTTGAGGTGCGTGGAGGTGCTGCTGCTCCCTGAGGACTTGTAGGCCCGGCCGGCAGCGGGCTGCAGGGCAGCCACTAGCGTGTCTGAGGAGACAGCCCCAAACTCATAGCTGAAGGTGCCGTAGAACACGAGGATGTCGATGACAAACACCCACTCGCATAGGGCGGCCCCGTGCTGCAGCTGAGAGTTCTCATGGACAAAGAAGACCCCACCTGGAAGCAGGTTAAGGACATATTCCAGAGGATTTCAGGAACCTGGCACTACCTTTCTGTGCCTACATTTCCTGATCAAGGATGTGAGCCCTCCGCcatctctgactcacagtgacccctttgagtttcaaggctgtggcctttgGAAGCAGACTCCAGCCTTGCGTCTGAGGCACTTCAGCGTGGCTTctgactgccagcctttcagttagtggtTGAGCATGCACCATTGGTGCACCCACGGAACCCCAGATATCAAACTAAGAGCAGGCCTTCACTGCCCTTGGAGGGGGAGTAGAGACACCTAGGAGCCCACTGCCCCATCCCACCAGCCTTCAGTGGGAGAAGGGCTGGGCCAGGGCTTTCCTGGCTGCCCAGTCTTGGAAGGATACTGAGCACAAGGAAGACAAAGGCGATGACAGCCAGCACACTCCGCAGGTGGGCCATGGCTAGGTCCAGGGCTCCTATGGCCCCATGGTAGGTGAGAGCACAGTGCAGGCAGACGAAGAGCAACCCTGCTGGGAAGGCTACGCCGGCTCCCACGTAGTGCAGAGACTTGGCATGGTCCACCTGCGGGGGCCCAGAGTGGCTGCTGAGGGAGGCCCCTCCCCCCACTTATCGGACACCCTGACTCCTAGCACTTTGCCCTCATCCCTCATTTCATTCCAGTCCCTTGACTGCCCTCCCTCAACCAGGGCTGCCCCTGGAGGTGGCCAGGACCTGTTGGGCCACATTCAAGACCAGGGCAGGCGCACCTGAAAGTTGCCGACGATTACTAGACCCGCTGCGTTGGTGCAGCCAGTGATGAGTGCGGTGGTGTTAACCCAGGAGTGGCGACTCCGCTCCAGGAGCTGCCCGTACCGGAGGAGGCAGATCAGAGCCACTGCGGGAGGAGAAGAGGAGTGGGGCCTGACATGGAAGAAGACGACGGGAGCTGGCCTCAGCCCCACTGGCTTCCTCCTAAGAGTTGTGTTCTCCCAGGCCCGAGGGCAGGAAGTAGATGCCTGGAGGTGCGCTGGGTTTCCAAAGAATCCCCCGCAGGAGTCAGTCACCTTTGACCGGGCCTCACAGCGCCCCTGGTTTTAGCAGAGCGCTTCCTGGGGCCCTTCAGAGAATGGGATTTCTCAGGTTTTGTCCAGGAATGGAGAGGGGGGGTGTCACTCACCCATGAAAGCAGCCACATTGCCAATGAGGCTGAAGAGGCAGCTCTCGGGGGGGTATGTGCCACACTTGCTGAGAGGGGGAAGGCAAGGACAGAGTCAGGGAGCCCCCATGAACAACTGGCCCCTGGCTGAACCCCTCCCACAAGAGCTGAGACCCAGAGACATGACAGAGAAGGCCTGCAGCTACTCCTGTTCTAGCGTCAGCACTTGTACTGGGCACTCAGGGGGTTTGGCCTTAAATCCAGGTATGTCTCCTTATACTAGCTGTGTGCCCTGAACAAGCAATCGAATTCTCTGAGCTAGTTTCCTCCCAGACGAAATGGAACAAGCCATGACTATCTCAGAGCTGAGAGGATTAAACGAGATTGTGCAAGCGAAGTGCATGGCTGTAAGTAATATACTAACTAATGAGTAACTAATACAGTTAGTATACCCAGGACCCCAGGACAGACCTTtgcttgcaggcctggggcctccctgaCCAGCCCAATTTACCTGATGAGGGGGACATCGTCCAAGGTGCAGCAGGTCTTGGGACCCCCTTGCTCCGCGGGGTCAGGAGAGCAGGACTCATTGTAGgacctggcaggcaggcagggcagaAAGTAGACTGGGGGGGAGAGGTCCCCGGCCCCAGGCCCTTGGTCTGCAGCATCAAGCCTCCCAGAGGGCACCCTCCCAGACCTCtgttggggcaaaaacaccccctTCCCAGGGCCTGCCTGGAACAAAAGCCACAAAGGAGAAGGGGTGGTAGGAAAGCGGGTAGGTGGGCACAAAGCCATgcctggggaggggcaggtgctgCCAATGTCAGAAGACAGTGAGGCCCAGGGTCTCCATCTGGCTTGCAGCAGCCCCAGAAACCCCAGAGGGAAGATAGCTGAAGGGAGCTTTAGTGAGAGGCTGTTTGCAGAGTGCACCATACCAGTTTTCCACAGGACACACGTGGCGGTTCATCACGGCCATGGCATACCTGTGGGAGCAGAGCTGTCACCCGCCCCACTCCCCCCTGCCAGCCTTGCCGCCCCTCCCTCGTGGCTTTC contains the following coding sequences:
- the RNF181 gene encoding E3 ubiquitin-protein ligase RNF181, encoding MASYFDEHDCEPLDTEPQARANVLLELARSLFNRMDFEDLGLVVDWDHHLPPPAAKGVVENLPRTIIRGARAELKCPVCLLEFEEEETAIEMPCHHLFHSNCILPWLNKTNSCPLCRHELPTDDDTYEEHRREKARKQQQQHRLENLHGAMYT
- the TMEM150A gene encoding transmembrane protein 150A isoform X1, producing MTAWILLPVSLSAFSITGIWTVYAMAVMNRHVCPVENWSYNESCSPDPAEQGGPKTCCTLDDVPLISKCGTYPPESCLFSLIGNVAAFMVALICLLRYGQLLERSRHSWVNTTALITGCTNAAGLVIVGNFQVDHAKSLHYVGAGVAFPAGLLFVCLHCALTYHGAIGALDLAMAHLRSVLAVIAFVFLVLSGVFFVHENSQLQHGAALCEWVFVIDILVFYGTFSYEFGAVSSDTLVAALQPAAGRAYKSSGSSSTSTHLNCAPESIAMI
- the TMEM150A gene encoding transmembrane protein 150A isoform X2, whose protein sequence is MSPALLTPRSKGVPRPAAPWTMSPSSVALICLLRYGQLLERSRHSWVNTTALITGCTNAAGLVIVGNFQVDHAKSLHYVGAGVAFPAGLLFVCLHCALTYHGAIGALDLAMAHLRSVLAVIAFVFLVLSGVFFVHENSQLQHGAALCEWVFVIDILVFYGTFSYEFGAVSSDTLVAALQPAAGRAYKSSGSSSTSTHLNCAPESIAMI